Below is a genomic region from Dioscorea cayenensis subsp. rotundata cultivar TDr96_F1 chromosome 14, TDr96_F1_v2_PseudoChromosome.rev07_lg8_w22 25.fasta, whole genome shotgun sequence.
ttatttccaataaaaaatcacaaagaGCCTATGAACATAGCATTAGCACATGCTACTATTTAATTTGAAGGAAACATGTACTTGAAAATTATCTCACTTCAATTTTCAACAGATAGGTGTGTATCAACAGTAACATagagaaaaaaggaaaacaatagAACAAATAATCAACATTTATTTACTCACAAAGAGCTTAACCATTAGCACCTGCAACCTATGATTATAGTATTAACATCTGCTATGATTTGATGTGATGAAaacaagaaattgaacaatttctcacttggatttttaaaagataCAAGTATATTATTAACAGTGgtcatagaaaaagaaaacaactgcAACCTATGATCATAGTATTGACATCTGCCACCATTATAGTTCTTAGATGTGAGTTGACTTGCTGAAAACATGCAATTTTCAATAGATGCAAGTATATTAACAGAAatcatagaaaaagaaaacaacagaaCAGATAAGCAAGAATCCAGATTTATCTACGACACAAAATTCAAaatggcaaaaagagaagatcaAAAGGAAGCAATGAAAGTATACTTTCAGATTTATTCGTGATCATACTCAAATCATCTGCCATGATTTGAGTTGGTCAAACCAAGTAATCAAACATTTCTCACTTTAATTctcaataaatatatgtataataacaAAGATCATGGCCCATGGcaaaaaaaagcaacaaaactaggattagctaaTTACAGTGTATCAAGGGGAAAATTAAGTACCCATAAACAGATATCTATCTTTGCCTCTGATATGTTATGATAGGCCAGGGACACTTTTAGATCACATGTTCCCTACAAAGAACCTTAGTTCtaatcaaacaaacacaaagcTCTGAACACCACAACCCGCAACCTATGATCATAGTGTTACCATCTGCTACAACTCATTTCATGGACCCATGCAATTGAACAATTTCACACTTCAAAAATCAGTAAGTACCAGTATATTAACAACAATCATAGAAAAAGAACACAACAAAAAGATAACGAATAATCCAGATTAATTTTTGCAAGAAAACTGAAGCATCCCAAAAAGAGGACATCAAGAGGAAGCAATGTAATTATACTCTCATATTTATTCAAGATCATATTATTAACATCTGCTACAATGTGAATTGATGGAAACAAGTAATTGAACATTTTCTCACTACAATTTTCactaaatacatgtatattaaCTGTAACCATAAGCAAAAGGAACATCACCAAACAGATAAACAAACATCCAGATTTATTCATAcaacaaaattgaaaatttccCAAAAAGAGAAGATCAAAACGAATCGACGGAAAGAGCTTTGGTCTTGAAGCGATACCTGGGGCGCCGGGGGATGACCTGACTAGGGCCCATCCCAAACTGGCCAGTGCCCTCCATGGCCGGTGGGCCGTCGTCATAGACATAGCCGACGAGATGGCCGCAGGCGGTGCAGTCCATGCGGGTGCGGCGGCGTTGGATACCCCAATAGTTGATGGTCTCGAAGAAAGGCTTGATCTTGTCCTCCTTGGTGAAATTGAGCTTGGAGGAGTCGACCCAGGAGAAGGAGAGGGTGCCCTTATTGCCGGCCTCGAAGTAAGCGTCCGGCGGGAAGAGATGGCCGGCGGTGAGGTTGAGGTCGGTCTTGCACGACCCGCAGCGGTAGGTGGAACTCCAAGACATTGGCGAATTGTGCGAGAGAATTTGGGGATTTGCGGGTTTTTGCAGGGGTTGTTCGCGTAGACTAGAAGCTTCTAGAAGCCGTTGACTTGACTCTGTTTCTTGACCAAGAATTAATAAAACATGTAACACCGTACAGATTTTACCGTTTATTTACAGGTATGGACGTAGCCAGCGGAGTAGAGATTTACCGGGGTTTTATTTCCTGGCCCCAACTTATGATTTGCCAAACTGATGCAGGAGCAAAGCAAGCAAGACTTGATGCAGGAGCAGAACAAACAAGACCAAGTGTTGAGCACTTGGACATCGAAGAATTTTCAGAAGAACACCCAATCTTTGGTGAAACTCTTCGTGAAAACTGTAGCAACTGTATTGACCATAAGATGTATGTAACCTATGGTTGGAAAGCTAATGAAGTCTAGTTTCCAATGCAACAAATTTCATATCAATTGGAGTTTCCTAGAGGAAGTTATGGCTACTAGACTGAAGACATATCAAGTTGACTGGTTTCAGTAAAACTCCTTTCCTGTCTTTTCTGCAGCTTCTCTTTTAGTCTTAATTATCTTTTAAGTGTTTGTTAGTTTAATAACTTTGTTTATATGTAAGTTTTCCTATTCTTGGAGGGTTGTTCCAAGAGTTATATACTTGAAGTGGCTGCCAAAGGGGGGGACAGCTAGTGTGTGGCTGGAGAATTGGAGGTTGTGCCTCATTTCTTGGTTCTTTCCTTTGAGCTTTTGCAGGCCATTGAGGAGAACTTCATCAACTCTGTATCTCTTTGGGCTGATCCAGAGAGTGGTGAGTGGTCAGGTCCTGTATCCGATTGTGGACTTCGTTCGGTGGTGGATCTCATCCCTTTCTCATTCGTTATTGTTGCATTATTTCCGCATCATAAACTCATTTTAGATTTTGTCTCTGAACCTGGGTTTGGAGAAAACATTTTCCCGTTCCCTGTCCTCACGGGAATTAGGATTCTcgtcagtttttttttttcatctattaaatacattatatatattattttttaatatttttttatttaatataaataatttttaatattatatatacatattattaaaattatatattcaggATAGGGCGGGGAAGTAATTCCCTATCCCTAACTAGAATTCACATTCCTTCCTCGAACCCTGTCAGGACGAGAAATCGGATTCTCTGTTGAATTCGGGGGCAAATTGATAACTCTACTTTTCGCTACTCCCAAAGCACCATCtcactagattttttttttttagtaatttatgcTATGTTCGGATTGGCGCCGACAAGGGAAAGTTTCGGAGGGTCACATTGAGCCCACCTTTATTTTggatagattttttaaatttaactaaGGGAAAAGGAAGGGTATATCCGTTatcctctttgaccgggtaccgGTATGGGTATTAcccgttatttttttaaccgGCAcaggtcgggtaagggtatgtcCCTACCTGACCCATACCCTTAACCATTGAAGAGGGTATGGGCAAAACCCTTACCCgaaccctcatatatatatatatatatatataattttttattaagctaaacatttacccacaatttacccaagatctattttcatggtgattaatttgaaaataatacgttaaattttctcttaatatattattttaaattttatttaatttttatatttatatttgatagaaaataatattatcaatattgaattttggatttatattaaaaatcataattaaattaaaaaaataaatattataaaacaaatattaaaaaaataatgtcataataatttattccataaattataataacatccttgaaaataaaatgctaataaaaaatcaattggatatataaattaatcaattaatttacaaacatTTGTATTATAAtggattatgaatttattattattattattatttaaatttaattcggtaatttgaacaacgggtaactGGGTACCCTACAGATAAGGGTATGATATTTTCCCCCTTGAGATGGTAGGTAAGGGTACGGATATTGAGAGGTTACCGGTCCGAGTAAAGGTTTTTGATATACCCTACTTGTTGCCATCCCTAACTACCATCCTCTTGtttatttccttgttttctcCCTTCCATTTCCATCTTGAATGGTAGATTTAGGGTTGTGAACGGCAAGGTTGGTAAGCTTTGTGGTTTTCCATTCTTGTTGGTTAGATAAGAGGAGCATGGGTAGAAGTTGTATACTTTCTTTCTCTTCAACATTGTTGGATCCATGAACCTTCCTTATGCTGGTAATTGCTGATCCTGTAGTATTACTATAGCACAAATGAACTCTGTTTCTTTATCTTGTTTCCTTGGTTTGGAATGAAGTCAATCTCCATAGAAATATCTTGGAATTCATTAAACCCTATTGGAGTAAACCCTAAGCCTCTTGCAGGGTTGcattatatatagatttagGATATTCATCTCTTTTCCATACTTTCCTTGTTACTCATTCTCCTTATTGCTTggcttttgtgtgtgtgtgtgtgtgtgtggggttgTGTTTTGGTTAAGTGGTGAAAGCTTGGCTCAAGGCAAGGAGCCAATAGAGGATAGCGGCCTTTGGGGAAAACCTAGTCTCCTAAATTTGTGAGTGTATTATATTGCATTTTATAATTCTAATAGGATCTCTAAATACTTTCAATCACTTGATAAAATTgtttcatggtttttttttatttaactcaaTGTTTTGGTAGTTTTGGAATGATTCACTAtgttattgattttaatatgaaattccTAGACGTATGAATGAAGATGACCATGATTTTACTAGTATTCATGGATTGGAATGGTTTGTGAAACCTTTTTATTCGCATAATCATGCTTTTGATATTCTACCATTATCAAAATGGTTTTCATTCGTGAAATGTGGATGCTTGTCCTCAATGTGAACATTATAATATGTTTAAGCATGATTTGTATTATTTGGACATCTAAAGGTCTTGAACAAATACATGAAAGTGTTGGGCTACTGTCTTGATATTCTTAACAAGTTTGGATGGTGATGGGGGACTCAGCCCTACTTACTGTAGTAGGAGGTCTTTGTGGGCCAGCATATAGAGATGGTGTGGATGACCTTGTTTCATATGCCCATTTTGGGTGGTGTGGAGAATGTCTAATTGGGTGGTACATCAGGAACCCAGAGTCACCACACGAGGTCCTAGTGGGCCAATGTCAAGTGCatgaagaccttgacggctTCAAACCTAGCCGAAGTCACAACTAGAGTTTGGAGAAGTTTTCTAGGTCACTACTCATATGATCGATGtacaaattttatgttttgggaAATCATGTTTCTTGTGAATCCTCTATGTGTGCTtattgcttgtatttgtttatgCAAGAGCTATTGAATACATGACTGAACTACATGATTAAGATTGAGAAATTAATCATATAGGATCCTAGCATAGGGTAATGGTTGAGTGCATGCTTATAGTGCTGAACTCTCCAAATTAGGGTTAAACCAAATAGCAGGATTCATAGAACATTGTAAGGCAATCGCAGAGCGATTAAGTTTATCATATGGGAATAGGGATTAGTCACCTTGAGAAAGGGGCTAATTTGTCTTAGGAGTCTCCATTGTCAAAGAAAACTCAACATTTAATTGATATAGGATTTCAACTACACTTGATTCTCAATGGAATTCATATCCAAGGTACTGTTCTTAAATCTAATATCTCTTTTGATCTAAGCATCATTTTTTGTCTCGTTAGTTGTTATCCCTTAGCTTAGTTATTTTAACAATCACTTTTTAGTGTATTGGTTAGATAATGAGAGAGGGATTAGTTTTAGGAGCACTGGTCTTTGAGAGattgacaaccctacccttaTAATACACATAATTACTTGAGAGACCTATATAATTGTGAATTAGTGTGCATAAGAGGAGCATTTGCATCCTGTCTCTTATCCTCATTATGCCACCATCAATCATTTTTGAGGGATTGACAACCCTATTTATCACTATGCCACCATTAACATCTTGTCTCTAATTCTCATTAATATCGACATTATGTCCATGAAACACATGCTCAACAAATTCCTCTTAAGTGCCCAAAAATTTCACCAAGGATTTCTAATTAAAACATTCCAACCCAACAGTCCCAATGTAAATGAATATGACATTCAAACAGCTGCATATATAAACTATGGTGTAGAGGAAGTTGTAACATtatgtgtaatatatatatatatatcaaactatGAAACTTAAACCTATGATTTCAACACCATCCATAGAGTCATAGACCATACCCCATAAATTTTCAAGTTTAAGTATCCCAAGAAAATCCTCTATTTTTGGTGAAACATAGAGATATCACCCAAATAACTTTGGCAACCAAAtcatggaaaataaataagcaCTAAGAAGAACAAATCTTGAGTTttaaaagagaaatgaaaaagataagaaaattgtAAATATACATTAATACCCACTCGCTTAGGGCTTAAGTTCCCCATCTCCCatcttcttccttctctttcTATCATTCTTTTCTCCTCTGGCCCTTAGCCCTTTAAAGGGTTCCCTTCTTTTCCAATACCTACAACTTAAGGTTTCTATCTTTTCCCTTCATGATTAGAAACcaaatgaaatttataataaatcacaCTCTTGGTCTATAGTACATGCTCTGCTATAGTAATATACCAATAGTAGCATAGGAACACACTTTTTTGTTCAGCTACAGTATGGGCTTCAATatctatgataaaaaaaaatgtgtaagTAAGGATATCATACAAATGAAATGAGAGAATTTTatatttcctaaaaaaaaagatttttttggtctccattaaaaaaaatcttttatacttATCTTTGCTAGGTGCAACACCAAAATTGTATTAAATACTCCCTCGTTTCAAATTAAATGTCATTTTAAGaagtgagaaaattttcaaaataattgtcgttttatgtaattttaattgtagtattttgaaaagataggaaaaaattAAGGAGGAGAATCATATTCATGTATAATTATAGTCCCAAGGAAATGGGTAGTTTGGTCATTTAACTTAAGTTTTGGTTGGAATTAtacatatttcaaaaaaatttattgttgtttttaattattgtgcAAAAAGCTAAAACGACATCTAATTCGGAACAGAGGGAGTATGAAACCCAATgtctaataatttaatttaaaaaaaaaaatcaaaagccaTTATGGAAAAAACAATATAGTTATGAACATACTCCCTCcgtttctttttaattgtcaaTTTTACCTAATTCATACCGATTAAGAAAAGTTGATTAAAGGTAGTTGGttacttaaattttataaaaaattccacTACTTTTCACTAAGTggagtatatgatttaatacttagttgattgtgatttattgaaaattgaacaagtacataaaattaaaaggtaaatttggaaaaaaaaaatatttaatgttgcacaaaatttttaatgtgacaagtaaataagaacaaagaagagctccaaaacttgacaagtaaaaaggaacgaagggagtaaaaaaaaaactttcattcaaattaaaattgtatatatataaataaaatactataCTTTCTTATGTACACCACTCCTCAAGATTACAAAGAAAATGAGattcatacatacataaatcttcttttaattaattgagttGAAGTGGAGTAATCGGAGCCATAGTCCTCCTCTTCCAAATATTGACCTCCTTCCTCGAGTCCATACCAAGCTTTCCATGATCCTTCCAATCAAAATCCTTCAGACTTTCCCGTCCACTAGAAAACCTCCTCATCTCACCAACAGTTGGTGCTCTAATAAGACATGCATTCACTTTCATGCACTCTTGATCCATCTTTTCATCTTGACTAAACCTTTTCCCAACATTAAATGAGGCCGATCTTTTCGAcatcatcttgttcttcttgatctGTCCCATGCAAGAGATCTTTGGTGAATTAGGTTCTTGACATGCTTCAACTaagttgttcttcttcttgtgatCAAGTGCTTCTTCTCTTGGGATTTTCTTGGACTTTGCTTTGGATTGTGATCCTTTTCCTTGTATTGGGCTATGCGCAATGGAAAAGGATGCGTATTTTGATAAGAGGTATATAATGCCATTGTTCTTTGATTTCACTGGCTTCATCTCCATGTTAAACAAGAGAATATAATTAGTGAAGGCTTATTAGTTATGGGAGAGATGCtcatctatgtatatatatatatgaactcaGAAAGGAATATTCAAGGGAAGGAGGAGAACCCAGTCAAGGTTTGATTTTTCACACGCAATAATGTTTGGCATGCCTATCTATTATTTATGTTTGATAAGATCTCAAACGTTTTCCTTGCAAATTGCATTAAAGATTTGAAGTGGGGACAAGTAGCATGTTTCGTGAGGATTTTAATAATTCAATGTTCTTTCACATGCTAATAGcctgtttatttattcattgctcttgtttgtttattgaaATCAATATCTAGATGTCTACGGGCcctaagaagaaaaaaaaaatctctttttgatttttatagtaGAATAACATTTTAACACATGAAGTGAAAGTATAGTAATTCCGTAGTTTGCtcacatttgtttttttatttttttgacaatatGGACAACCACCACACATACCTTATTTACAACTCAACCACCAGAGAGTCACTCTTGACATTccgtttttcaaaaaaatgtaaTTCATTCAAATgctaaactattttaaaatgaCACTTGAATTAAATACGATCACCTATGAATTACTCCCTCCTcagttcctttttatttgtcacaaatccgtgtttctttttatctgtcattttctaacatcaaaaagcatttattattttttcacaaaattacCTCTAACATTAATATTCAACTCTCTTGTTGGaattaaataaaagagagaaat
It encodes:
- the LOC120275939 gene encoding uncharacterized protein LOC120275939, translated to MSWSSTYRCGSCKTDLNLTAGHLFPPDAYFEAGNKGTLSFSWVDSSKLNFTKEDKIKPFFETINYWGIQRRRTRMDCTACGHLVGYVYDDGPPAMEGTGQFGMGPSQVIPRRPRYRFKTKALSVDSF
- the LOC120276146 gene encoding uncharacterized protein LOC120276146, which encodes MEMKPVKSKNNGIIYLLSKYASFSIAHSPIQGKGSQSKAKSKKIPREEALDHKKKNNLVEACQEPNSPKISCMGQIKKNKMMSKRSASFNVGKRFSQDEKMDQECMKVNACLIRAPTVGEMRRFSSGRESLKDFDWKDHGKLGMDSRKEVNIWKRRTMAPITPLQLN